The DNA sequence ACTGCGCAAAACACAAAGCCTTATACCTCCCATCCACAGCAGGCCTATACAGATTAGGCAAATGCCCATCCTCTCCTATCTACAGCACTAAAAGGGCCATCTACTGAGACAGCAAAAATCAATCAAAACCTTAGTAGAAAAAAGCACTATTAGTTGAACAGTGACCGAACAAGCATTTTTATCAGCACCCTCTCTGCAAAGTACTAGTCAATATAAAACACAACATTGGTATAGCAAAATGACAAATTTATGCTTACAAGGCAATGTTGAAGAATACAAGGAAACTGGTACTTCGAAACATTGTAGACTGCGGAACAGATTTCCCTTTGTAAGgataaaatagagagagaaaaccgGCCACCCCAGATGCTACTAGAAATCCGAAAGAGAGATATCCCAAGACAACAGTAGGATCGGATGGATACTTGCAAATAACAACACCTTTACCAGTGATGGGAGTTCCAGCAGCAGGCTAAAAACCCCAACCCACccaacagaaaaagaaaattaaaattaaaacgttCAAGTGaacaacaaaataaaagaaaaggcaaacaacggaaagaaaaaaaattattacgtAGAATTGTTGTATACAATGGTTAGATATTAATTATTGGCTATGGTTGAAGCTGTATGGAAACTATATAATCCACCATAACCAATAGATATGATAAGATTGTAAAATTTCCCGTAAGAAAGGGTCCAATTCAAATTAAATGCAGAAGATCAATACCTTCTTATTTTCGGCGATTATCCCAAAAAAGAACGATATGGCCCCAAGAGTCGCAACAATCAGAGACATTTGACGAACAGTGACAGCCATCCCTTGACGCTTCAATAAATTACAAAGTAAGAGAATATGAAATTACATGCACAATACAAGGGCGCAATTTTCTTCTCTATTGGTTCAGAAATCTAAACAGAATATTTCAAaacatatagagagagagagagaaaaatcaAACCAAGAGGTTGAAAAAGCTGTGGAATCAAAAGTTAGAATTACCGTCGCAATCAAGATTGGTGTGATTCAATTGAGAACACGGAGAATTATGAAAGATTGCCCGTAGAGGCGACGAAGTTGCTCTACgcaccctaaaccctaaaccctaatgTGTGTTGCATGCTCCACTAAGGGCGCTATTGGGAGAGGGGTAATGACTAGATGCTAAATGCTCCCTTTTAGTGACCTTTGGAGATAAGGTAATGACCTCGAGGTATAGTAATAAAGG is a window from the Manihot esculenta cultivar AM560-2 chromosome 16, M.esculenta_v8, whole genome shotgun sequence genome containing:
- the LOC110602866 gene encoding uncharacterized protein LOC110602866, producing the protein MAVTVRQMSLIVATLGAISFFFGIIAENKKPAAGTPITGKGVVICKYPSDPTVVLGYLSFGFLVASGVAGFLSLFYPYKGKSVPQSTMFRSTSFLVFFNIALFTAGLAAALLLWPTITEHFHLNRKVHHNLETDCPTAKTGLLGGGAFISLDSTLFWLVSLMLADNAREDYFDEVEKDYKGEHELVVTDDYHVPAHLKGAA